Proteins from a genomic interval of Marmoricola sp. OAE513:
- a CDS encoding NADPH-dependent FMN reductase, whose protein sequence is MKIAILVGSTRPGRKGTHVAQWVLERARQRGDAEFEIVELADFDLPLLCEPVIPGAANREYEIPQTRAWSAKIDEFDGFVWVTPEYNHGVPAAMKNALDVLYPEWAHKAVGFVSYGANEGVRAVEHWRTIVANVMMVATRAQLTFSTFSEWPDGEFTPSDRREGELKNLLNQLVKLTAAVGTLRA, encoded by the coding sequence ATGAAGATCGCGATCCTTGTCGGAAGTACCCGCCCCGGTCGGAAGGGCACGCACGTCGCGCAGTGGGTGCTCGAGCGCGCCCGCCAGCGGGGCGACGCCGAGTTCGAGATCGTCGAGCTGGCCGACTTCGACCTGCCGCTGCTCTGCGAGCCGGTGATCCCCGGCGCTGCGAACCGCGAGTACGAGATCCCGCAGACCCGCGCGTGGAGCGCAAAGATCGACGAGTTCGACGGCTTCGTCTGGGTGACGCCGGAGTACAACCACGGTGTCCCCGCGGCGATGAAGAACGCCCTCGACGTGCTCTACCCCGAGTGGGCCCACAAGGCCGTCGGCTTCGTCTCGTACGGCGCCAACGAGGGCGTCCGCGCTGTGGAGCACTGGCGCACGATCGTGGCCAACGTGATGATGGTCGCGACCCGGGCCCAGCTCACGTTCTCCACGTTCAGCGAGTGGCCGGACGGTGAGTTCACGCCGAGCGACCGCCGCGAGGGTGAGCTGAAGAACCTGCTGAACCAGCTCGTGAAGCTGACGGCTGCTGTGGGGACGCTGCGCGCCTGA